The segment CAGGTCTTTTCGTCTGACGCGACACAATCGACCTATCGCGAGTCCGAGATCGGCGCGTTTCACAAATCCTATGTGTCGCTGTCGCGGCGGCTCGACCCTTGGATACAGCGCTGCGAAGAGCGGGTGTTTCAATCCTGCGACCTGCTGCTCTGGCCGTCAGAATGGCTCAAGAACAAGGCTGACGCGATGTACGGTCTGACCGATGCCACGTCGAAGCATGTGTCCTGGGGCGCAAATCTTTCGACTCCGGCGCCGCGTATCACACCAACCACGATTTCGCGCGACGGGCCGGTGCGTCTGCTGCTGATTGGCCGCGACTGGTTCGCCAAGGGCGGGCCGCTGGCCTTTGATACCATGAAGGCGCTGCGCGACCGTGGCATCGACGCACGCCTGACCGTGATCGGCAGTCAACCACCGGATTTTCACCTGAATGAATTTGTCACGGTCCACCGGCACCTCGACAAGGCCGAGCCGGACCAGCTGAAAACCTTTGAGGCGGCGCTGGATCAGGCGCATTTTTTGGTCATGCCAAGTTACGAATCCTTTGGTTTTGTGTTCTGCGAGGCGTCTGCCTATGGGGTGCCGTCGCTGTGCCTGCGAGTTGGGGGCGTGCCGATTCGCGATGGGGTAAACGGTCATGCGCTGCCGCAAGGGGCGGGAGTTACAGAGTTTGCGGACCTGATATTTGGATACCTCGATACGCCCGCGGCCTATTGGGCGCTAAGTCAGTCAACGCGGGCGGAATTCGAACAGCGCCTGAATTGGGACAGTTTTGGCCGCCGCACCGCCGCGCTGATCCACCAAGCCCGTGTCGCCAAGGGGCTTGCGGACTGAACTGGTCCTAAGTTGGCGGATCTTCTGGCCCTATCTGTTGCCTTGCAGTGGCTTTACCCTGTGCCAAAGCGCCGTCACCTAAGGCGCCGTCACGCATGGGGAGCGCCGCTATGAAAATGACCACCGAAGAAGCCTTTGTCAAAACGCTGCAACGCCATGGCATCGAACATGCTTTTGGCATCATCGGTTCGGCCTTTATGCCGATTTCGGATCTGTTCCCCCGCGCTGGCATCACCTTTTGGGATTGTGCACACGAAGGGTCAGGCGGGATGATGGCCGACGGCTACACCCGCGCATCGGGCAAGATGTCGATGATGATCGCCCAGAACGGCCCCGGCATCACCAATTTTGTTACTGCTGTGAAAACCGCCTACTGGAATCACACGCCGCTGTTGCTGGTCACGCCGCAGGCCGCGAACAAGACCATCGGCATGGGTGGCTTCCAAGAGGTCGAGCAGATGAAACTGTTCGAAGATATGGTCGCCTATCAGGAAGAGGTCCGCGATCCGTCGCGCGTCGCAGAAGTGCTGAACCGCGTGATCCTGCAGGCCAAACGCGCCAGCGCCCCAGCGCAGATCAACATGCCGCGTGATTTCTGGACTCAGGTGATCGATATCGAAATTCCCGAGGTGGTGGAATTCGAACGCCCCGCAGGCGGCGATGCGGCGATTGCCAAGGCGGCAGATCTGCTGTCTTCGGCGAAATTTCCCGTCATTCTGAATGGGGCCGGGGTGGTGCTGGCGGGCGCAATTCCATCGACCATCACGCTGGCTGAAAAACTCGCTGCGCCGGTCTGTGTCGGCTACCAACACAACGACGCCTTTCCCGGATCGCACCCGCAATTTGCTGGTCCGCTGGGATACAACGGGTCCAAGGCGGGGATGGAACTGATCGCGCAGGCGGATGTCGTTTTGTGCCTGGGCACGCGGTTGAACCCGTTCTCGACCCTGCCGGGATATGGCATCGACTATTGGCCCAAAGATGCGGCGATCATTCAGGTCGATCTGAACCCCGACCGTATCGGCCTGACCAAAAAAGTAAGCGTCGGCATTGTTGGTGACGCGAAAAAGGTGGCGGATGCGTTGATTGAAAAGATCGACGATATTGCCGGTGAAAGCAAACGCGACCGGCTCGATCTGATCTCAAAGACGAAATCGGCCTGGGCGCAGCAATTGTCGTCGATGGACCACGAAGAGGACGACCCCGGCACCACCTGGAACCAGCGTGCCCGTGATGCAAAACCCGACTGGCTGAGCCCGCGCAAGGCGTGGCGGGCGATCCAGTCCGCCCTGCCACGCGAGGCGATCATTTCGTCGGATATCGGCAACAACTGCGCCATCGGCAACGCCTATCCCAGCTTTGAAGAGGGGCGCAAATATCTGGCCCCCGGCCTGTTCGGGCCTTGCGGCTATGGGCTGCCGTCCATTGTCGGCGCCAAGATCGCCCGCCCCGATGTGCCGGTCGTGGGATTTTCAGGTGATGGCGCGTTCGGCATCGCTGTGACCGAACTGACCGCGATTGGTCGCCCTGAATGGCCCGCGATCACCATGGTTGTGTTCCGCAACTATCAATGGGGCGCGGAAAAGCGCAACTCGACCCTGTGGTATGACGACAACTTTGTCGGCACAGAACTGGACGATGGCGTCAGTTATGCCGGGATCGCGCAGGCTTGCGGGCTCAAGGGGGTGCAGGCGCGCACGATGGATGACCTTAAGGATGCGTTGGCCACGGCGATCACCGATCAGATGCAGCACGGTCGCACCACATTGATCGAGGCGCTGATCAACCAGGAACTGGGCGAACCGTTCCGGCGCGATGCGATGAAGAAACCCGTGGCGGTGGCCGGTATTTCGGCGTCGGACATGCGCCAGCAGGTCGTCTGACCCTGTGACCACACCCGGTAGCATCCTTGTCTTCAACGTCGGGTCAGCGTCGATCAGGGCGGCGGTGTTTGATGCATCCCTGACCGAGACGCTGAGCGCGACCGCGCTGGGCATCTCGACACCGGGGCAGGGACGACTGCGCTGCGGGCATCTGTGCGCCGTGCGCGATCTGCCGGATCATGAGGTGGCGCTTGAGGCGGTGCTGGAAGTATTGGCAGATCAGGGCGTTCGCCTGTCCGATCTGATGGCCGCCGGGCACCGGGTGGTGCATGGTGGGGCGTCGCTGACCGGGCCCGCGCGCGTGAACGCAAATATATTGGCGCAGATCCGCGCCTGCATCCCGTTGGCGCCGCTGCACAACCCGCACAACCTCGCCGGGATCAAGGCGCTGGCCCGGCTTGTTCCGGGTCTGCCGCAATACGTGAGCTTTGACACTGCGTTCCATGCCACCAACCCCGAGGTGGCGCGGAGCTACGCATTGCCGCCCGAATATGCCGAACGCGGTCTGCGCCGGTATGGGTTTCACGGGCTGAGCTATGCGGCGCTCTGCGCCAATCTGCCGGAACTCAGCGGTGCGCCGCTGCCGCGGCGTCTGCTGGCCTGTCATCTGGGCAACGGTGCCAGCCTGTGTGCCATTCTGGACGGTCAGTCGGTCGCGACGACGATGGGGTATTCCCCGCTCGAAGGGCTGACAATGGGCACGCGGGCGGGGTCGATGGATCCCAATGCGGTGCTGGCGTTGGTCGATGAGTTGGGGTCGGAGGGTGCTTCGCGACTTTTGAATTTTGGCTCTGGCCTGCGTGGCATGTCGGGCGGGATGTCGGATATGCGCCAGCTGCTGGCGGACCCCTCGCCGCAAGCGCGGTTCGCGGTTGATCACTTTGTCTATTGGGTGCAGCGTCATGCCGGATCAATGATCGCCGCAATGCAGGGGGTAGATGCCATTGCCCTGACCGGCGGTATTGGCGAACACGCTGCTGTGGTGCGGGGGCGCATCCTCAAAGGGCTGGGTTGGACCGGGTTGCAACTGGGCGGAAATTTGCCCGCGCTGCATAGCGTCACCTCAGCGGTGCAGGCTTGGGTTGTTCCAGCGCAAGAGGAACGCCAGATCGCTGCCGATACGTTCGGGTTGGTTCAGGGGGTATGAGCCGCACAGAATAATACCCTGTCTGCCTTGGTCCGGCGATGTGGGTCACAGTTCTGTCAACGCGCTGCGCCGTAGAAAATTCTGGTCCCTCTTGGCACATTCCCTTAGCGTCGCCCTGAACCACTGCCTGAGGCATAGCATGGGTCACAACCAGCCAGAGATCGACCTGTCCCCGAGCGTTTCGGACGAGGTTCGCAAAACCACATGTTACATGTGCGCGTGCCGCTGTGGCATCGACGTTCACATGAAGGATGGCAAGGTCGCCTATATCGAGGGCAACCGCGATCATCCGGTAAACAAGGGTGTGCTGTGCGCCAAAGGCGCGGCTGGAATCATGCAACACAACGCCCCGTCGCGCCTGCGCGCGCCGCTGCGGCGTGTCGGTCCGCGCGGGTCTGGTAAGTTCAAAGAGATAACCTGGGACGAGGCATTGGAAACGGCCGTCGGCTGGATGAAGCCGCTTCGTGAGACGGCGCCGGAAACGCTCGCTTTTTTCACCGGGCGCGACCAGTCGCAGTCTTTTACCAGCTACTGGGCGCAGAACTTTGGCACGCCGAATTACGCCGCGCATGGCGGGTTCTGTTCGGTCAACATGGCCACGGCCGGCATTTACACAATGGGTGGTGCGTTCTGGGAATTCGGCCAGCCCGATTGGGAGCACACAAAGCTGTTTATGCTGTTCGGCGTGGCCGAGGATCACGACAGCAACCCGATCAAGATGGGTCTGGGGCGGCTCAAGGAACGCGGCGCCAAGGTGATCGGCGTCAATCCGATCCGGTCGGGCTACAATGCCATTGCCGATGAATGGGTCGGGATCACACCGGGGACGGACGGGCTGTTTATCCTGGCGCTGGTGCATGAGCTATTGAAGGCAGGCAAGATCGACCTCGACTATCTGGCCCGCTATACCAATGCGCCGGTGCTGGTGAACGGTGATCCGAAATCGCCAGACTACGGGCTGTTCCTGCGGGATGGCAATGACAAACCGCTGGTCATTGATCGCAACACTGGCAAGCTTAGCGCGTTTGATGCGCCGGGTATTCTGCCGGATTTGGCGGCAACCCACCGGCATGCGGGCATCACCCATCGCCCGGTGTTGCATCTGATGGCTGAACGCTATCTCGATCCGCAATATGCGCCCGACGCGGTGGCCACGCGCTGCGGCATCAGCGCCGACAAGATCCGGCGCATCGCGCTTGAACTGGCCGAGGTGGCATTTGGTGATCCTGTC is part of the Puniceibacterium sp. IMCC21224 genome and harbors:
- a CDS encoding glycosyltransferase family 4 protein, with translation MNAFPKAIMPQSDMPRRDSRSGKRLRVAYLCDISPLNRNLYSGGNARIHAALQEHVGDVTILSNSWHLAEPARRLLHAMPTAINMRARWRMHLALGRLIAAGVRRELAQGEYDVLFGAYSFQSMHRLKLPYPMVQVFSSDATQSTYRESEIGAFHKSYVSLSRRLDPWIQRCEERVFQSCDLLLWPSEWLKNKADAMYGLTDATSKHVSWGANLSTPAPRITPTTISRDGPVRLLLIGRDWFAKGGPLAFDTMKALRDRGIDARLTVIGSQPPDFHLNEFVTVHRHLDKAEPDQLKTFEAALDQAHFLVMPSYESFGFVFCEASAYGVPSLCLRVGGVPIRDGVNGHALPQGAGVTEFADLIFGYLDTPAAYWALSQSTRAEFEQRLNWDSFGRRTAALIHQARVAKGLAD
- the xsc gene encoding sulfoacetaldehyde acetyltransferase translates to MKMTTEEAFVKTLQRHGIEHAFGIIGSAFMPISDLFPRAGITFWDCAHEGSGGMMADGYTRASGKMSMMIAQNGPGITNFVTAVKTAYWNHTPLLLVTPQAANKTIGMGGFQEVEQMKLFEDMVAYQEEVRDPSRVAEVLNRVILQAKRASAPAQINMPRDFWTQVIDIEIPEVVEFERPAGGDAAIAKAADLLSSAKFPVILNGAGVVLAGAIPSTITLAEKLAAPVCVGYQHNDAFPGSHPQFAGPLGYNGSKAGMELIAQADVVLCLGTRLNPFSTLPGYGIDYWPKDAAIIQVDLNPDRIGLTKKVSVGIVGDAKKVADALIEKIDDIAGESKRDRLDLISKTKSAWAQQLSSMDHEEDDPGTTWNQRARDAKPDWLSPRKAWRAIQSALPREAIISSDIGNNCAIGNAYPSFEEGRKYLAPGLFGPCGYGLPSIVGAKIARPDVPVVGFSGDGAFGIAVTELTAIGRPEWPAITMVVFRNYQWGAEKRNSTLWYDDNFVGTELDDGVSYAGIAQACGLKGVQARTMDDLKDALATAITDQMQHGRTTLIEALINQELGEPFRRDAMKKPVAVAGISASDMRQQVV
- a CDS encoding acetate/propionate family kinase is translated as MTTPGSILVFNVGSASIRAAVFDASLTETLSATALGISTPGQGRLRCGHLCAVRDLPDHEVALEAVLEVLADQGVRLSDLMAAGHRVVHGGASLTGPARVNANILAQIRACIPLAPLHNPHNLAGIKALARLVPGLPQYVSFDTAFHATNPEVARSYALPPEYAERGLRRYGFHGLSYAALCANLPELSGAPLPRRLLACHLGNGASLCAILDGQSVATTMGYSPLEGLTMGTRAGSMDPNAVLALVDELGSEGASRLLNFGSGLRGMSGGMSDMRQLLADPSPQARFAVDHFVYWVQRHAGSMIAAMQGVDAIALTGGIGEHAAVVRGRILKGLGWTGLQLGGNLPALHSVTSAVQAWVVPAQEERQIAADTFGLVQGV